One region of Duncaniella freteri genomic DNA includes:
- a CDS encoding tyrosine-type recombinase/integrase has product MKKKINPQAMQIAACLHDWLEHHVPSIKACSRHTLRNYHVSMTLYAEFLRTVKGITPETLNADCFCKKNIEEWIVWMKKVRNCSPATCNVRLSALRAFLKYLSDNDISFVSVFLQAENVPNEKTPKRKVIGLSKLAVDTLLSMPNQRTAIGFRDYTLLLLLYSTAVRINELLTLKICNITMDCAKPHIIVIGKGRKRRPIPLLAKPVQYLKKYLTEYHPNPGDAEALLFSSKSRGIYTPMSAENVNKMLKRYAKMAHGKCSDVPLDIHAHQFRHAKASHWLENGMNIAQISYLLGHENIQTTMVYLDITTEQEEKALETLEDENQRCVGKKWKSAKGKMELEVFLGLHK; this is encoded by the coding sequence ATGAAAAAGAAGATTAACCCACAGGCCATGCAGATTGCCGCGTGCCTGCATGACTGGCTTGAACACCATGTGCCTTCCATCAAGGCGTGCAGCCGACATACCCTAAGAAACTACCATGTTTCCATGACGCTTTATGCAGAGTTCCTCAGAACGGTAAAAGGCATAACGCCCGAAACGTTGAATGCTGATTGCTTTTGCAAGAAAAACATTGAGGAGTGGATTGTTTGGATGAAAAAAGTCCGTAACTGTAGCCCGGCAACCTGCAATGTGAGATTGTCCGCCTTGCGCGCTTTTCTGAAATACCTATCAGATAATGACATATCATTCGTTTCAGTGTTCCTGCAGGCGGAGAATGTGCCGAATGAAAAAACTCCAAAAAGGAAAGTGATCGGGCTCAGCAAGTTGGCTGTTGACACGCTTTTATCCATGCCAAACCAAAGAACCGCCATTGGTTTTCGTGATTACACGCTTCTGCTTCTTCTGTATTCGACTGCCGTGCGCATCAATGAGCTTTTGACGCTGAAGATTTGCAATATTACCATGGACTGCGCAAAGCCTCACATAATTGTCATAGGAAAAGGACGAAAGAGACGCCCAATACCTCTTCTGGCAAAGCCTGTTCAATATTTGAAGAAATACCTTACCGAGTATCATCCTAATCCTGGCGATGCTGAAGCATTACTCTTCAGTTCAAAAAGCAGAGGTATATACACACCCATGTCTGCGGAAAATGTTAATAAAATGCTGAAAAGGTACGCAAAGATGGCGCATGGCAAATGTAGTGACGTTCCTTTGGACATACATGCGCATCAGTTCAGGCACGCCAAAGCATCCCATTGGCTTGAAAACGGCATGAACATTGCCCAAATCTCTTATTTGCTTGGGCATGAGAATATCCAAACGACAATGGTATATCTTGACATAACTACCGAACAAGAGGAAAAAGCATTGGAAACGCTTGAGGATGAAAACCAGAGGTGCGTTGGTAAGAAATGGAAATCGGCAAAAGGTAAAATGGAACTTGAGGTTTTCTTGGGTTTGCATAAATGA
- a CDS encoding tyrosine-type recombinase/integrase, giving the protein MDIFNLNEKVEGLVSYLQETGYSAMYIGYVKKMAEWLSENANHYKWQSFSDVEPTLKELWSNKYTYRNKVRLLRVICQYIENGLLPDGCKHYSKPHHYELLGAEYKDVTDMAFNMVDRRCKFSINVKYALSSFFFRLQEMGVYSFESITEDAVLEVFSKDIKPKMGHSLKYSVEYGLKACLPHYGKSVERIIAYLPSIPNMRKNIQYLTEQELTAIRHTLEHDSTISLQDKAIITLAMYTGLRGCDISALTLDSFDWEHDLIKITQAKTGQPLTLPLRAVVGNAVFDYLLKERPRSPEPYVFLTVQVPYRRLHTSNLDAICSKVMCKAGIRQGENERKSLHLFRHNVATALLQGGVQQPVISATLGHASPDSLDRYLSAEFKRLKECSLSIEYFPVGKGVFDV; this is encoded by the coding sequence ATGGACATATTTAATCTGAATGAAAAAGTCGAGGGGCTTGTTTCTTATTTACAAGAAACCGGTTATTCAGCCATGTACATAGGCTATGTGAAGAAAATGGCTGAGTGGCTATCGGAAAATGCTAACCATTATAAATGGCAGAGTTTCTCCGACGTTGAACCGACATTAAAAGAATTGTGGTCCAACAAGTATACCTACAGGAACAAGGTACGCCTGTTGCGTGTAATCTGCCAATACATTGAGAATGGATTATTACCCGATGGTTGCAAACACTACAGCAAGCCTCACCACTATGAGTTGCTCGGCGCAGAATACAAGGATGTAACGGACATGGCTTTCAACATGGTAGACAGACGTTGCAAATTTTCAATAAATGTGAAGTATGCGCTATCTTCGTTCTTCTTCCGGCTACAGGAAATGGGAGTGTACTCATTCGAATCAATAACAGAAGATGCGGTATTAGAAGTGTTTTCCAAAGACATAAAACCGAAAATGGGCCATTCGCTCAAATATTCGGTGGAATATGGGCTGAAAGCCTGTTTGCCTCACTATGGCAAATCCGTTGAACGTATAATCGCATACCTGCCGTCCATACCCAATATGCGGAAAAACATTCAATACCTTACGGAGCAAGAACTGACTGCTATCAGGCATACTTTAGAACACGATAGCACAATATCTCTACAGGACAAAGCCATCATAACCTTGGCCATGTACACGGGATTGCGTGGATGTGACATCTCTGCACTCACGCTTGACAGCTTCGATTGGGAACACGACCTGATAAAAATCACTCAGGCAAAGACGGGACAGCCCCTGACATTGCCACTCCGTGCCGTGGTAGGAAACGCTGTATTTGATTACCTGCTCAAAGAACGTCCCCGAAGCCCGGAACCATATGTTTTTCTCACAGTACAGGTGCCATACAGAAGGCTTCATACAAGCAATCTCGATGCTATATGCTCAAAAGTCATGTGCAAAGCAGGAATAAGACAAGGTGAAAATGAGAGAAAGAGTCTGCATCTGTTCCGCCACAATGTGGCAACGGCCCTGTTACAGGGCGGTGTGCAGCAACCTGTCATAAGTGCCACCCTCGGTCATGCGTCCCCGGATTCTCTCGACCGCTACCTTAGTGCGGAATTCAAGAGGCTGAAGGAATGTTCATTGAGCATAGAATACTTTCCCGTAGGAAAGGGGGTGTTTGACGTATGA
- the mobC gene encoding conjugal transfer protein MobC yields the protein MDLIRGLSILVVVTQIYWYCHNLIGDWVFHAQTMKILNGLNDAGGLYNNLWNAKWWSLLLLALSCFGTKGVKNEKIKWRQIWIIIGIGGVLFLLNWWMMSLGWQITYIVTTVTGYVCLLLGGIWMSRMLKNNMMDDRFNDENESFQQETRLLTNDYSINLPTKFYYKKRWNEGWVNIVNPFRATIVLGTPGSGKSYAVVNNFIKQMIEKGYSLYVYDFKSPDLSTIAFNHLLNHLDKYGDVEPKFYMINFDDPERSHRCNPIHPDFMSDIADAYESAYTIMLNLNKSWVQKQGDFFVESPIVLFAAIIWFLRIYKGGRYCTFPHAIEFLCRRYEDIFPILTSYPDLENYLSPFMDAWLGGAAEQLAGQIASAKIPLSRMISPQLYWVMTGNDFTLDINNPKEPKILCVGNNPDRQNIYGAALGLYNSRIVKLINKKGMLKSGVIIDELPTIYFKGLDNLIATARSNKVAVCLGFQDFSQLERDYGKPEAAVVMNTVGNIFSGQVVGSTAKTLSERFGKVLQKRQSISINRQDVSHSFNTQMDSLIPPSKISTLTQGIFVGAVSDNIDQRIDQKIFHAEIVVDSKKVNAEMKKYVPIPILTDFKDTSEDKHKMRADIQANYDKIKQDVRDIVDNEIARIDADPKLRHLLQQKG from the coding sequence ATAACCTTATCGGCGATTGGGTATTCCATGCCCAGACTATGAAAATCCTTAACGGACTTAATGATGCCGGAGGTCTATACAACAACCTATGGAACGCCAAATGGTGGTCCCTTCTATTGTTGGCTCTCTCTTGTTTCGGAACAAAAGGTGTCAAGAATGAGAAAATCAAGTGGAGGCAGATTTGGATAATCATTGGCATTGGCGGTGTCCTGTTTCTCCTCAACTGGTGGATGATGAGTTTAGGTTGGCAAATTACTTACATCGTGACCACAGTTACCGGCTATGTTTGCCTCCTTTTGGGAGGAATATGGATGAGCCGTATGTTGAAAAACAACATGATGGACGACCGTTTCAACGATGAGAATGAATCATTTCAGCAGGAAACACGCCTGCTTACGAATGACTATTCCATAAACCTTCCCACAAAATTCTACTACAAAAAACGATGGAACGAGGGGTGGGTAAACATTGTCAATCCTTTCAGAGCGACAATCGTACTCGGCACTCCCGGTTCCGGTAAGTCATACGCCGTTGTCAACAATTTCATCAAGCAGATGATTGAGAAAGGGTACTCGCTTTATGTCTATGATTTCAAGAGTCCCGACCTCAGTACCATCGCTTTCAACCACCTGTTGAATCACCTTGACAAATACGGAGATGTGGAACCGAAATTCTATATGATAAATTTCGATGATCCGGAGCGCAGCCACCGTTGTAACCCCATTCACCCTGATTTCATGTCAGATATTGCCGATGCCTATGAGAGCGCATATACCATAATGCTCAACCTTAATAAGTCGTGGGTGCAAAAACAGGGTGACTTTTTTGTCGAATCTCCGATTGTATTGTTCGCGGCTATCATCTGGTTTCTGCGAATCTATAAAGGCGGACGGTATTGCACATTTCCTCATGCTATTGAGTTTTTGTGCCGCAGATATGAGGATATTTTTCCGATTCTAACCAGCTATCCGGACTTGGAAAATTACCTGTCGCCATTTATGGATGCTTGGCTCGGAGGGGCAGCGGAGCAGCTTGCAGGTCAGATTGCCTCGGCAAAAATACCTCTCTCGCGTATGATTTCGCCACAACTCTATTGGGTAATGACCGGCAATGATTTCACTCTTGACATAAACAACCCGAAAGAGCCGAAGATTCTATGCGTCGGCAACAATCCTGACCGTCAGAATATCTATGGTGCGGCCCTCGGACTTTACAATTCGAGAATCGTGAAACTAATCAATAAGAAAGGGATGTTGAAGTCCGGTGTCATTATAGATGAGCTTCCCACGATATACTTTAAGGGCTTGGATAACCTAATTGCTACGGCCCGAAGCAATAAGGTTGCCGTGTGTCTCGGTTTTCAGGATTTCTCACAGTTGGAACGTGACTATGGGAAGCCGGAGGCTGCGGTCGTGATGAATACAGTCGGCAATATCTTCTCCGGGCAGGTGGTAGGTTCGACCGCCAAAACTTTGTCTGAACGCTTTGGTAAGGTGTTGCAGAAGCGGCAGTCAATATCAATCAACCGTCAGGATGTAAGCCACTCATTCAACACTCAGATGGACTCGCTTATCCCGCCAAGCAAGATCTCAACGCTCACACAGGGAATATTTGTCGGAGCTGTTTCAGACAACATCGACCAACGCATTGACCAGAAGATTTTTCACGCAGAGATTGTCGTGGACAGTAAAAAGGTCAATGCAGAAATGAAAAAATATGTGCCGATTCCAATCCTGACCGATTTCAAAGATACCTCGGAGGATAAACACAAGATGAGAGCTGACATTCAGGCAAACTACGACAAAATAAAGCAGGACGTGCGGGATATAGTTGACAATGAGATTGCCCGCATAGATGCTGACCCTAAATTGCGACACCTTCTTCAGCAGAAGGGTTGA
- a CDS encoding tyrosine-type recombinase/integrase has protein sequence MKTISFLSNAIEGYVKYRKASGRNSHSYVKNVILFDHFCAREYPGQTELTQEIVDRWCRQRPTECTNSCVSRVYPVLDFIKYMNKRGMTKIDLPQVPRSVPRTYTPHPFTHYELKRFFDACDNIKPRRGRLAAIQRMTLPVFFRLLYSSGIRTTEAILLERDDVNLENGVVSIKRGKGYDQHYVVLHDTMLPLMRTYDGKIDGLIPNRRVFFPTPDDKPHPPVWVTYHFRVLWQSCNSSRAIPYELRHNYAIENINSWTHQGFAVHDKLLALSKSMGHRQIESTLAYYSLTPAISDIMACTDNEISQQLTQDDYEKED, from the coding sequence ATGAAAACTATTTCATTCCTATCCAACGCTATAGAAGGGTATGTAAAATACCGCAAGGCTTCCGGGCGTAACAGCCATAGCTATGTCAAGAACGTAATACTGTTCGATCATTTTTGCGCAAGGGAATATCCGGGACAAACTGAGCTTACCCAAGAAATCGTGGACAGATGGTGCAGGCAACGTCCGACTGAATGCACAAACTCCTGCGTGTCACGTGTCTATCCTGTCTTAGACTTCATCAAGTACATGAACAAGCGTGGAATGACGAAAATTGACTTGCCGCAAGTGCCAAGGTCTGTGCCGAGGACTTATACGCCGCATCCTTTTACACACTATGAATTGAAACGCTTCTTTGACGCTTGCGACAACATAAAGCCAAGGCGTGGCAGACTCGCGGCCATCCAGCGCATGACACTGCCGGTGTTCTTCCGTTTACTGTACAGTTCAGGAATAAGGACAACCGAGGCCATCCTGCTGGAACGCGATGACGTAAACCTTGAAAATGGCGTGGTATCCATCAAACGTGGCAAAGGGTATGACCAGCATTATGTAGTCCTCCATGACACAATGTTGCCCCTGATGCGTACTTATGACGGAAAAATAGATGGGCTGATTCCGAACCGTAGGGTGTTTTTCCCGACACCGGATGACAAGCCGCACCCTCCTGTATGGGTAACGTACCACTTCAGGGTGCTGTGGCAAAGCTGCAATTCATCCCGCGCAATCCCATACGAACTAAGGCACAACTACGCCATAGAGAACATAAACAGCTGGACACACCAAGGATTTGCCGTACATGACAAATTACTGGCTCTAAGCAAGAGTATGGGGCACAGGCAAATAGAAAGTACATTGGCTTACTACTCTTTGACTCCGGCGATTTCGGACATAATGGCGTGTACCGACAATGAAATCAGCCAACAATTAACGCAAGACGATTATGAAAAAGAAGATTAA
- a CDS encoding DUF1896 family protein, whose translation MTDNNFDSRGYDLDYYNLFLRRYLSEHRFPEAEDDLFIASRSEHAYDVFVESRLAGDEWYISNEKAMAALYAGFEMSPYDFISGLLLDEFQDNISLEDESIEFWTYTFIDELKDEFKGITLGEEFFNTSDGEVFRLTVIGRITLFFEEYGL comes from the coding sequence ATGACTGATAACAATTTTGACAGCCGGGGTTATGACCTCGACTACTATAACCTCTTTCTTCGCCGATACCTTTCGGAGCATAGATTCCCGGAAGCGGAGGATGACCTATTTATCGCCAGCCGTTCTGAACACGCATACGATGTTTTCGTTGAATCCCGCCTTGCCGGTGACGAGTGGTATATTTCCAATGAAAAAGCAATGGCTGCACTTTACGCAGGATTTGAAATGTCACCTTACGATTTCATCAGCGGCCTGTTGCTTGATGAGTTTCAAGACAATATTTCACTTGAAGATGAATCCATTGAGTTTTGGACTTACACATTTATTGATGAGTTGAAAGATGAATTCAAAGGAATTACTTTGGGCGAAGAATTTTTCAACACTTCCGACGGGGAAGTATTCCGGCTGACGGTTATTGGCCGTATTACCTTATTCTTTGAGGAGTATGGCTTATAA